The following proteins come from a genomic window of Roseofilum capinflatum BLCC-M114:
- a CDS encoding GGDEF domain-containing phosphodiesterase translates to MADDKLNDVMFMSSMLRLLGIMAIASSISILTQATTVNSHEMDRRMTTGSNPSTQSSLPDNNSDRSQGRLIVSDHQGIPLLLASLGLSSIILIAKTLKKHKDPSQKNHQDFNHILWEANPAFFVAIGMDGKVQKFNQAMLDILGYSEEEVIGLDYLSHFVPEADRAALSPVFNHHCHSLEPTCHQNRILTKKGQEILVEWHGRSIINPETHTIEYFFGLGIDITDRQRRETEIHLLYQLTKTVSESKNFDQALSVTMELICETTGWDLAEAWIPSTQNLDLVCSPVWYQHSQINQENTEKNQRFREISKKITFAPNVGLPGRVWSSQKTEWIFDVSQESGELFLRNKIAAESGIKAGFGVPILANHYVLAVLVFFSRRSQEKDPKLMELVASMAMQLGSVFESKQAEAKYRSIFENSMEGIFQTTPEGKMIGANPALAKIYGYESAEDLIENMADVEHQLYVHPESRKEFRRLLQEHGFLSQFEAEIYRQDGSIIWISERARAVKDPHGKLLYYEGSVIDITERKQQEQKLRYYASHDSLTGLTNRAYFLKALAKANARYYENPNYRFAVLFIDLDGFKGINDSMGHWVGDLLLIAIAWTLRQCIHEDEMIARLGGDEFTILVENQDHLQDVINIANRIHENLKQPFKLGGHDVFMQASIGIAYNLPENQEVDDVLRNADIAMYRAKKKGKNCTVVFDWAMRQEAMERMQIETDLRLLLYPENKNYAPPGEFYVYYQPIVALGTGKIAGFESLIRWYHPQKGFISPAVFIPVAEESGLIGAIGEWVLLESCRQLKQWQTQFSDFSRLKISVNLSSRQLTPSLCDRIDRILAETDLPGRYLKLEITETAIMEDPESAIAIFQELKKRKIQLSIDDFGTGYCSLAYLHRFPIDTLKVDRSFVQKMTQWGENAEIVHTIIALAHSLGMETIAEGIETMPQMQQLRGLNCTFGQGYWFSKPLNAENATRLLKDKKRFLVNSNLHVL, encoded by the coding sequence ATGGCAGACGATAAGCTCAATGATGTAATGTTTATGAGTTCTATGTTACGGTTGTTGGGGATTATGGCGATCGCCTCCTCGATCAGTATTCTAACTCAAGCTACAACTGTAAATAGTCACGAGATGGATCGGAGAATGACTACGGGGAGTAACCCCTCTACCCAGTCAAGTCTACCAGACAATAACAGCGATCGCTCCCAAGGTCGTTTGATTGTATCCGATCATCAGGGAATTCCTCTCCTCCTTGCCAGTTTAGGACTCAGCAGTATTATTTTGATCGCTAAAACCTTGAAGAAACACAAAGATCCAAGTCAAAAAAATCATCAAGATTTTAATCATATTTTATGGGAAGCGAACCCAGCTTTTTTTGTGGCTATTGGTATGGATGGAAAAGTCCAAAAGTTCAACCAAGCGATGCTGGATATTTTAGGATACTCTGAAGAAGAAGTGATTGGTTTAGACTATCTATCTCACTTCGTTCCTGAAGCGGATCGTGCTGCATTATCTCCGGTCTTCAATCATCATTGTCATTCCCTAGAACCCACCTGTCATCAAAATCGCATATTAACTAAAAAAGGTCAAGAGATTTTAGTTGAGTGGCATGGACGCTCTATCATTAATCCAGAAACCCATACCATTGAATATTTCTTTGGTCTAGGTATTGATATTACTGATCGTCAACGTCGAGAAACAGAAATTCATCTTCTTTATCAACTCACTAAAACCGTGAGTGAATCTAAGAATTTTGATCAAGCTCTGTCGGTGACCATGGAGCTGATTTGTGAAACGACTGGCTGGGATCTTGCGGAAGCCTGGATACCTTCAACTCAGAATTTAGATCTGGTCTGTAGTCCAGTTTGGTATCAACATAGTCAAATCAATCAAGAAAATACTGAAAAAAATCAACGTTTTCGAGAAATCAGTAAAAAAATAACGTTTGCCCCAAATGTGGGTTTACCTGGACGAGTTTGGTCTTCACAAAAAACAGAATGGATTTTTGATGTGTCTCAAGAATCTGGAGAATTATTTTTGCGGAACAAAATCGCCGCAGAATCAGGAATAAAAGCGGGATTTGGTGTTCCTATTTTGGCGAACCATTATGTTTTAGCTGTTTTGGTTTTCTTCAGCAGACGCTCTCAAGAAAAAGATCCTAAATTAATGGAATTAGTGGCTTCTATGGCGATGCAATTGGGATCTGTTTTTGAATCTAAGCAAGCTGAAGCTAAATATCGGAGCATTTTTGAGAACTCCATGGAAGGAATTTTTCAAACTACTCCGGAAGGCAAAATGATTGGTGCTAACCCTGCATTAGCCAAAATTTACGGCTATGAATCGGCCGAAGATTTGATTGAGAATATGGCAGATGTAGAACATCAATTGTATGTTCACCCAGAGAGTCGGAAAGAATTTAGAAGGTTGTTACAAGAGCATGGATTTTTATCCCAGTTTGAAGCGGAAATTTATCGTCAAGATGGGAGTATTATTTGGATTTCAGAACGGGCAAGAGCGGTTAAAGATCCTCATGGAAAGTTATTATATTATGAGGGGTCTGTAATTGATATTACAGAGCGAAAACAGCAGGAACAAAAACTTCGCTATTATGCTTCCCATGATTCGCTGACGGGGTTAACGAACCGGGCCTATTTTTTGAAAGCGTTAGCTAAGGCGAATGCCCGATATTATGAAAATCCTAACTATCGATTTGCAGTTCTGTTTATTGATTTAGATGGGTTTAAGGGGATTAATGATAGTATGGGCCATTGGGTGGGAGATTTGTTGCTGATTGCGATCGCCTGGACTTTAAGACAATGTATTCATGAAGACGAGATGATCGCCCGATTGGGTGGGGATGAATTTACCATTCTGGTGGAAAATCAGGATCATCTACAGGATGTTATTAATATTGCTAATCGTATCCATGAAAACCTCAAGCAACCCTTTAAGTTAGGGGGTCATGATGTGTTTATGCAAGCTAGTATTGGCATTGCTTATAACTTGCCGGAGAATCAGGAGGTGGATGATGTTCTCCGCAATGCCGATATTGCTATGTATCGAGCGAAAAAGAAAGGTAAAAATTGTACGGTGGTTTTTGATTGGGCCATGCGCCAAGAAGCCATGGAGCGAATGCAAATTGAAACGGATCTACGCTTATTACTCTATCCAGAGAATAAGAATTATGCACCCCCAGGAGAATTTTATGTCTATTATCAACCCATTGTGGCTTTAGGAACGGGAAAAATTGCTGGGTTTGAATCCTTAATCCGATGGTATCATCCCCAGAAAGGATTTATTTCACCGGCGGTATTTATCCCGGTGGCTGAAGAGTCCGGCTTAATTGGTGCGATTGGGGAATGGGTCTTACTAGAAAGTTGTCGGCAATTAAAACAGTGGCAAACCCAATTTAGTGATTTTTCCCGTCTTAAGATTAGTGTGAATTTATCGAGTCGTCAGTTAACTCCAAGTTTGTGCGATCGCATCGATCGCATTTTAGCCGAAACTGACTTACCAGGTCGATACTTGAAGCTAGAGATTACGGAAACCGCGATTATGGAAGATCCCGAAAGCGCGATCGCCATTTTCCAGGAACTGAAGAAACGCAAAATCCAACTCTCCATTGATGATTTTGGTACAGGATACTGCTCGTTAGCTTACTTGCATCGTTTTCCGATTGATACCCTGAAAGTCGATCGCTCTTTTGTGCAAAAAATGACTCAATGGGGAGAAAATGCCGAAATTGTCCATACTATTATCGCTCTGGCTCATAGCTTAGGTATGGAAACCATCGCCGAAGGTATTGAAACGATGCCTCAGATGCAACAACTGCGCGGTTTAAATTGTACGTTTGGCCAGGGTTACTGGTTCTCTAAACCATTAAATGCTGAAAATGCTACTCGACTTCTAAAGGATAAAAAACGGTTTTTAGTTAACTCAAACCTGCACGTACTTTAA
- a CDS encoding calcium-binding protein codes for MADFDASTETQDTIISGTNDADNITGGSGNDVLTGQNGNDNIKGNAGNDVLNGDNENDNLEGGDGNDVLNGGNGDDVLKGQAGEDVLTAADGNDNLEGGLGNDALDGGNGNDNLKGEDGNDNLFGGSGDDNLEGGAGQDTLDGGEGNDPVLKGGAGNDIILGNTGSDKLEGEDGDDSLDGGTENDELRGGNGNDTLLGQAGNDSLFGEAGADSLLGGDNDDRLEGGDDNDYLNGGAGNDQTLKGGNGDDSILGEAGDDKLEGEEGNDSLDGGEGNDELRGGNGNDTLLGQAGNDRLFGEGNDDSMLGGAGQDELEGGDGNDYLNGGADNDTKLQGGNGNDTILGEAGDDKLEGQEGNDSLDGGEGNDELRGGNGNDTLLGQAGNDSLFGEGNDDSMLGGAGQDELEGNDGNDYLDGGADNDTKLQGGNGNDTILGGAGDDKLEGQNDNDSLIGGEGNDELRGGSGNDYLEGGAGTNQVFGEDGDDTLIAGLDGNGSTFDGGNNNDWISFAKATVGFTVDLTAGTATATGISYTLTNIESGVIGSAQADMITGGATGNLTLQAGLESDTYKLTTTNAKGSKIDDAGGTLDVLEIDSTTLETTGPGQTATTGNIGVFRVNNTSTSLIVDLNNNGTFDANDDLEVQNFFSATANTGGTGFIEKVGNLNGTDILTAFPSPTPSPNPGPSPNPGPSPNPGPSPNPGPSPSPSPGTGDPVAPPSSSPSPTPTPTPTPTPGVITGTDGQNDALQGTTGNDTILALGGDDSLLGLDGDDFMNGNAGNDWVSANTGDDQVFGGQGNDTAFGGQGNDLVSGDLGDDSLMGDRGNDTVSGGAGNDTGFGGQGDDLLNGGDGNDILSGDFGTDTLVGGNGNDLFVLRTGTAAATVAQADIISDYQVGVDLIGLTGNLTPTGLTATTQGSNTVLSITATNQVLGVLTGQFTLQQLTFVSVELPNGLI; via the coding sequence ATGGCAGATTTCGATGCGTCCACAGAAACACAAGATACGATCATATCTGGAACTAATGATGCTGATAATATTACAGGCGGTAGTGGTAATGATGTCCTTACTGGTCAGAATGGCAATGACAACATTAAAGGCAACGCTGGCAACGATGTTCTAAATGGAGACAATGAGAACGATAACCTTGAAGGTGGGGATGGTAACGATGTTCTCAATGGTGGAAATGGTGATGATGTCCTCAAGGGTCAAGCAGGAGAAGATGTTCTCACTGCTGCTGACGGTAATGACAACCTCGAAGGTGGACTGGGGAACGATGCTCTAGATGGAGGAAATGGTAACGATAACCTTAAGGGTGAAGACGGTAACGATAACCTTTTTGGCGGATCGGGAGACGATAACCTAGAAGGCGGTGCAGGTCAAGATACCCTTGATGGTGGAGAAGGCAACGATCCAGTCCTCAAAGGCGGTGCTGGCAATGACATCATTCTAGGGAATACCGGCAGTGATAAGCTCGAAGGGGAAGATGGTGATGACTCCCTTGATGGAGGAACGGAAAATGATGAGCTTCGAGGAGGTAATGGTAATGATACCCTTCTTGGACAAGCCGGTAATGATTCATTATTTGGTGAAGCCGGAGCGGACTCTCTTCTCGGTGGAGATAACGATGATCGCTTAGAAGGTGGTGACGATAATGACTACCTCAATGGAGGAGCAGGGAACGACCAAACCTTAAAGGGAGGGAATGGAGATGACTCTATTCTAGGAGAGGCTGGAGATGACAAACTCGAAGGCGAAGAAGGCAATGACTCCCTAGATGGTGGAGAAGGCAATGATGAACTGCGCGGTGGCAATGGTAATGATACCCTCCTAGGACAAGCCGGTAATGACCGGTTATTCGGTGAAGGTAATGATGATTCCATGCTTGGCGGCGCTGGACAAGATGAATTAGAAGGTGGTGATGGTAATGACTACCTCAATGGCGGTGCTGATAATGACACTAAACTCCAGGGTGGTAATGGCAATGACACCATTCTAGGAGAGGCTGGAGATGACAAGCTCGAAGGACAAGAAGGCAATGACTCCCTAGATGGTGGAGAAGGCAATGATGAACTGCGCGGTGGCAATGGTAATGATACCCTCCTAGGACAAGCCGGTAATGATTCATTATTTGGTGAAGGTAATGATGACTCCATGCTCGGTGGTGCTGGACAAGATGAATTAGAAGGAAATGATGGTAATGACTACCTTGATGGGGGTGCAGATAATGACACTAAACTTCAAGGAGGCAATGGCAATGACACAATCCTTGGGGGGGCAGGAGATGACAAACTTGAAGGGCAAAATGATAATGATAGCCTGATTGGTGGAGAAGGAAATGATGAACTCAGAGGGGGTTCAGGCAATGACTACCTCGAAGGTGGTGCAGGCACGAACCAAGTTTTTGGTGAAGATGGTGATGATACCCTAATTGCTGGTCTGGATGGAAATGGCTCCACCTTTGATGGGGGTAACAATAATGACTGGATCTCCTTTGCTAAGGCAACAGTTGGCTTTACCGTTGATTTAACGGCTGGCACAGCAACGGCAACCGGTATTAGTTACACTCTGACGAATATTGAAAGTGGGGTTATTGGTTCTGCACAAGCAGACATGATTACCGGAGGGGCTACGGGTAATTTAACTCTGCAAGCTGGGTTGGAAAGCGATACTTATAAGCTGACGACTACCAATGCTAAAGGCAGCAAGATTGATGATGCTGGTGGGACATTAGATGTGCTGGAGATTGACAGCACAACTCTGGAAACCACTGGCCCAGGTCAAACTGCGACCACTGGAAATATTGGAGTATTTCGGGTCAACAACACTAGCACCAGTTTGATTGTTGACTTGAACAATAACGGGACGTTTGATGCTAATGATGATCTAGAGGTTCAAAACTTTTTCTCTGCTACAGCCAATACAGGAGGAACAGGTTTCATTGAAAAGGTGGGTAACCTCAATGGTACTGACATCTTGACAGCCTTTCCTTCTCCGACTCCAAGTCCTAACCCTGGCCCCAGTCCTAATCCTGGCCCCAGTCCTAATCCCGGCCCCAGTCCTAACCCTGGCCCCAGTCCAAGTCCAAGTCCTGGAACGGGCGATCCGGTGGCTCCTCCATCGAGTAGTCCGAGTCCAACCCCAACGCCAACACCGACTCCGACTCCTGGAGTGATTACGGGAACGGATGGGCAGAATGATGCCTTGCAAGGCACAACGGGTAATGACACCATTCTAGCGTTGGGGGGTGATGACTCCCTCCTTGGGTTGGATGGTGATGATTTCATGAATGGAAATGCCGGTAATGATTGGGTGAGTGCTAATACTGGCGATGACCAGGTGTTTGGTGGCCAGGGCAATGATACTGCGTTTGGCGGTCAAGGGAATGATTTGGTCAGTGGTGACCTGGGTGATGATTCGCTGATGGGCGATCGCGGAAACGATACGGTTTCTGGTGGCGCAGGTAACGATACCGGATTCGGTGGCCAGGGCGATGACTTGCTCAATGGTGGCGATGGTAACGATATCCTGAGCGGAGATTTCGGTACGGATACCTTGGTCGGTGGCAACGGTAACGATCTGTTTGTCCTCCGTACCGGTACGGCTGCTGCCACAGTTGCACAAGCCGATATTATCAGTGATTACCAAGTTGGAGTCGATCTGATTGGCTTGACCGGTAACTTGACTCCCACGGGTCTGACGGCGACCACCCAAGGCAGTAATACAGTGTTGAGTATTACAGCTACGAACCAAGTCTTGGGTGTTTTGACTGGTCAATTCACCCTGCAACAGTTGACGTTTGTCTCTGTTGAACTGCCGAATGGCTTGATTTAA
- a CDS encoding aminotransferase class I/II-fold pyridoxal phosphate-dependent enzyme, with product MNPSEQIQEAQHALAPTFSSVDAQIKQNLRKVLDAFRSQKVGVHHFSSVTGYGHNDLGRETFDRVLAQVMGAESAIARVQLVSGTHAIACALFGVLRPGDELLSVAGAPYDTLEEVIGLRGKGAGSLMEYGITYRQLELTPEGEIDWEALAQGVREQTRMVLIQRSCGYSWRSSLSITDIAQIVEMVKRQNPDTVCFVDNCYGEFVEELEPTQVGADLMAGSLIKNPGGTLMTAGGYLAGRSELVERAACRLTAPGIGSTGGATFDQHRLLYQGLFLAPQMVGEALKGNYLVGYVFDRLGYAVNPAPLAPRRDLIQAIRLGSPEKLKAFCRAIQQFSPVGSYLDPVPGEMPGYESELVMAGGTFIDGSTSELSADGPLREPYVVFCQGGTHWTHVAIALEEAIAAVESPL from the coding sequence ATGAATCCCTCAGAACAGATCCAAGAGGCACAACATGCACTCGCCCCTACTTTTTCTAGCGTGGATGCTCAGATTAAGCAAAATCTCCGAAAAGTTTTGGATGCTTTTCGATCGCAGAAAGTGGGGGTGCATCATTTTTCCAGTGTAACGGGTTATGGTCATAATGACTTAGGGCGGGAAACCTTCGATCGGGTTTTGGCTCAGGTGATGGGAGCCGAAAGCGCGATCGCCCGCGTGCAGTTGGTGTCGGGAACCCATGCGATCGCCTGTGCCCTCTTTGGGGTATTGCGTCCAGGGGATGAGCTACTGTCGGTTGCGGGCGCTCCCTATGACACCCTGGAGGAGGTGATTGGCTTGCGGGGAAAAGGCGCAGGATCGCTGATGGAGTATGGCATTACCTATCGGCAGTTGGAGTTAACCCCAGAGGGTGAAATCGATTGGGAGGCTCTCGCGCAAGGGGTAAGGGAGCAGACGCGGATGGTGTTGATTCAGCGCTCTTGTGGCTATTCCTGGCGATCGAGTTTGTCAATTACGGATATTGCCCAAATTGTGGAAATGGTGAAGCGCCAAAATCCCGATACGGTCTGTTTTGTGGATAACTGCTATGGGGAGTTTGTGGAAGAACTCGAACCGACGCAGGTGGGCGCGGATCTGATGGCAGGGTCGTTGATTAAGAATCCCGGCGGAACCTTGATGACGGCGGGCGGGTATCTGGCCGGTCGGTCTGAGCTTGTAGAGCGGGCTGCTTGCCGCTTGACGGCCCCTGGAATTGGCAGCACGGGAGGGGCCACATTTGACCAGCATCGCCTCTTATATCAGGGTTTATTCTTGGCTCCGCAGATGGTGGGGGAGGCACTGAAGGGGAATTATTTGGTCGGGTATGTGTTCGATCGCCTGGGATATGCCGTAAATCCCGCTCCTTTGGCTCCCCGACGGGATCTGATTCAGGCGATTCGCTTGGGTTCCCCAGAGAAATTAAAGGCATTTTGCCGCGCTATCCAACAATTTTCTCCGGTGGGTTCCTATCTCGATCCGGTTCCGGGGGAGATGCCAGGCTATGAGAGCGAGTTGGTGATGGCTGGCGGTACATTTATTGACGGCAGTACTTCCGAGTTGTCTGCCGATGGCCCATTGCGGGAACCCTATGTGGTGTTTTGTCAGGGGGGAACCCATTGGACGCATGTGGCTATTGCGCTGGAGGAGGCGATCGCGGCTGTAGAGTCCCCATTGTAG
- a CDS encoding acyl-CoA desaturase, producing MSVATTNKYPLDWVNIGYFLLIHLAALFAFLPSNFSWSAIGLALALHWITGGLGITLGFHRLVSHRSFQAPKWLEYFLVFCGSLACQGGVLDWVGLHRMHHLYSDTEADPHDSNSGFWWSHMGWLLHVIPKRSEVPRFTKDIGDDPVYQFLQKNFVLIQVAFGLLLYALGGWPFVVWGIFVRLAVVFHCTWFVNSATHKFGYVSHESHDHSKNCWWVALVTYGEGWHNNHHAYQYSARHGLQWWEFDMTWMTIRLLEILGLATNVKLEPKSSQ from the coding sequence ATGAGTGTTGCGACAACCAATAAATATCCCCTAGATTGGGTCAACATTGGCTACTTCCTTTTAATTCACCTAGCGGCCTTATTTGCCTTCCTACCCAGTAACTTTAGTTGGTCGGCCATCGGATTAGCTCTAGCCCTCCACTGGATTACTGGTGGCTTAGGCATTACCCTAGGGTTTCACCGTTTAGTCAGCCATCGAAGCTTCCAAGCTCCCAAATGGTTAGAATATTTCCTCGTTTTTTGCGGCAGTTTGGCCTGTCAAGGTGGCGTGCTAGATTGGGTCGGACTTCATCGAATGCACCATCTTTATTCCGATACTGAAGCCGATCCCCATGATTCTAATTCTGGATTCTGGTGGAGTCATATGGGATGGCTTTTGCATGTTATTCCCAAACGCAGTGAAGTCCCCCGCTTTACCAAAGATATTGGGGACGACCCTGTATATCAGTTTTTACAAAAGAATTTTGTCCTCATCCAAGTTGCCTTTGGTCTTCTATTGTATGCCCTTGGTGGTTGGCCCTTCGTTGTCTGGGGAATATTTGTCCGCTTGGCTGTTGTTTTCCATTGTACTTGGTTTGTCAACAGTGCCACCCATAAGTTCGGTTATGTGAGTCATGAAAGTCATGACCACTCCAAAAATTGCTGGTGGGTTGCCCTCGTCACCTATGGTGAAGGATGGCACAATAACCATCATGCCTATCAATATTCAGCTCGCCATGGTTTGCAATGGTGGGAATTTGATATGACTTGGATGACGATTCGACTGCTTGAGATTTTGGGATTAGCCACTAATGTGAAGCTAGAACCGAAATCAAGTCAGTAG
- a CDS encoding beta strand repeat-containing protein — protein sequence MTQPWKTLLSLPLVLSVFPTLASAQIIPDQTLPNPTLVAPGNNQFTINGGTQVGGNLFHSFSQFSLPTNNTAIFNNSLNIENIITRITGGSLSNIDGMIEAHGSANLFLLNPNGIVFGPNATLNIGGSFLATTANSFTFANGTEFSATNPQTTPLLTVNVPIGLKFGATPGGIVVQGTGHDIVLEPDGAVIRQSTPGLRVSPGQTLTLAGGPITLTGGNVGADEGQVVLGSVGPNAEVGLTPTLDLNYDNSVNFQDIQLSESASVDVSGEGAGDISVQGRHISLTGGSLILGITEGENPGGLISVNGSESINLSGFSEDGMIPTAILSETINTGSSGDIVLNTHRLIIGEGAQASTSTFAPGEGGQLTVNASGWVEMSGRDPSGFPSGLFSGTLGFGLGGSVVVNTNRLIVQDGAVISSVVIPSPFEDADAPGGNIRIDVRELTVQREAQINSDTFGLGNAGTINIRATDGIRLNGGTPEIPSGIFSQADFILLEDGEIAPTGGNAGTIRIETPWLSVEDGAIISSATFAEGEGGLVEIQASGGIQIAGSTPDREFVSSIAASTLGPGRAGDVTIATGSLLLRDGGLLTAGAADTATGDGGTLRVTASESVTLSGVASETLPTRITVRTEGEGNAGDLILATERLTVENGAQINLDGIGRDENRNIVIDQTVGSAGNIVITAPQVQLTGGQITANTTSGAQGNIFLNGEDIRLREGSQIVTNAFGESTGGNININTDLLTALENSDISANAEQNFGGRVTITAQGIYGTEFRNQLTPESDITATSALGPQFSGVVEINTPDIDPAQNAADLPQAIETPQGIRPICRPEAELRSGERELNVEGRGLPPNPTQPVNPGSVEVEMIQPVTPSREFEERSPLPTQSNLTTSRPQLPIATGWVINEKGEIFLTTTPEKVTPHRSLQPDLDCVRE from the coding sequence ATGACCCAACCTTGGAAAACTTTACTGAGTCTGCCCCTAGTCCTCAGTGTATTCCCAACCCTCGCAAGTGCCCAAATTATTCCCGACCAGACTTTACCTAATCCCACCCTAGTTGCTCCTGGAAATAATCAATTCACGATTAACGGAGGGACTCAAGTCGGGGGCAACCTGTTTCATAGCTTCAGCCAATTTTCCCTACCCACCAACAATACCGCCATCTTTAACAACTCCCTCAATATTGAAAATATCATTACCCGCATTACAGGAGGGAGTCTTTCTAACATTGATGGCATGATTGAAGCTCATGGTAGTGCCAACCTGTTTCTCCTCAATCCTAATGGTATTGTCTTTGGCCCCAACGCCACGCTCAATATTGGCGGTTCATTCCTCGCCACCACAGCCAATAGTTTTACCTTCGCCAATGGCACAGAGTTCAGTGCGACCAACCCTCAAACCACACCCTTATTAACCGTTAATGTACCCATAGGCTTAAAGTTTGGCGCAACACCCGGCGGAATTGTGGTTCAAGGAACCGGCCATGATATTGTCCTCGAACCCGATGGAGCGGTTATCCGTCAATCGACCCCTGGTTTACGAGTCTCTCCCGGTCAAACTTTAACTCTAGCTGGAGGGCCCATTACTCTGACAGGCGGAAATGTAGGGGCTGATGAAGGTCAGGTCGTTCTGGGAAGTGTCGGCCCTAATGCTGAAGTTGGTCTTACCCCAACCCTAGATCTTAACTATGACAATTCTGTTAATTTCCAAGATATCCAACTGTCTGAGAGCGCTTCTGTGGATGTGAGTGGAGAAGGAGCTGGGGATATTTCTGTTCAAGGTAGACATATAAGCCTTACGGGAGGGTCGCTCATTCTCGGCATTACAGAGGGAGAAAATCCGGGTGGGCTAATTTCGGTCAATGGCTCAGAATCGATTAACCTATCAGGCTTTTCAGAAGATGGGATGATTCCCACTGCCATCCTCAGCGAAACCATCAACACAGGATCGAGTGGTGATATTGTTCTCAATACCCATCGATTAATCATCGGAGAGGGGGCACAAGCTTCGACTTCTACCTTTGCTCCTGGTGAGGGGGGACAGTTAACGGTTAATGCTTCGGGTTGGGTGGAAATGAGTGGAAGAGATCCCTCTGGATTTCCGAGTGGCTTATTCTCAGGAACATTAGGGTTTGGTTTGGGTGGCAGCGTGGTGGTTAATACCAATCGCTTGATTGTTCAAGACGGAGCCGTGATATCGAGTGTTGTAATTCCATCTCCATTTGAGGATGCAGATGCACCGGGCGGGAATATTCGCATTGATGTGAGGGAATTAACGGTGCAAAGGGAAGCGCAGATTAATTCGGATACGTTTGGTTTGGGGAATGCTGGAACAATTAATATCCGAGCTACAGATGGTATTCGTCTGAATGGAGGAACTCCAGAAATTCCGAGTGGTATTTTTTCTCAAGCTGATTTTATCCTGTTGGAGGATGGTGAAATTGCTCCCACAGGTGGCAATGCTGGAACGATTCGGATTGAAACACCATGGTTAAGCGTCGAAGATGGAGCGATTATCTCTTCGGCTACGTTTGCTGAAGGGGAAGGGGGATTAGTAGAAATTCAGGCTTCTGGGGGAATCCAGATTGCAGGATCGACTCCAGATCGGGAATTTGTGAGTTCAATTGCGGCTTCGACTCTCGGCCCCGGACGGGCGGGCGATGTGACCATTGCCACGGGTTCTTTGCTCCTGAGAGATGGGGGACTGCTGACTGCGGGAGCTGCGGATACGGCGACGGGAGATGGGGGAACCTTGCGAGTGACTGCTTCGGAGTCAGTGACGTTGAGTGGAGTAGCTTCCGAGACGCTGCCCACCCGGATAACGGTACGCACGGAAGGGGAAGGGAATGCAGGAGATTTGATTCTGGCAACGGAACGGTTAACGGTGGAGAATGGGGCGCAGATTAATCTGGATGGAATTGGCAGAGATGAAAATAGAAACATCGTTATTGACCAAACTGTGGGCAGTGCGGGGAATATTGTGATTACTGCGCCGCAAGTACAGTTAACTGGAGGACAAATTACGGCGAATACAACTTCGGGCGCTCAGGGTAATATTTTTCTCAATGGTGAAGATATCCGCTTGCGGGAGGGTAGTCAGATTGTGACGAATGCCTTCGGAGAATCCACGGGCGGTAATATTAATATCAATACGGATCTGTTAACTGCTCTGGAAAATAGCGATATTAGCGCCAATGCGGAGCAAAACTTTGGCGGTCGCGTAACGATTACGGCTCAAGGGATTTATGGGACGGAGTTTCGCAATCAGTTAACCCCAGAGAGTGATATTACGGCCACTTCGGCATTGGGCCCCCAGTTTAGTGGTGTAGTCGAGATTAATACCCCAGATATCGATCCGGCTCAGAATGCGGCGGATTTGCCCCAGGCAATTGAAACACCGCAAGGAATTCGCCCCATTTGTCGGCCGGAGGCCGAATTGCGTTCCGGGGAGCGCGAATTAAACGTCGAAGGACGGGGCTTACCGCCAAACCCCACTCAACCGGTGAATCCCGGTTCTGTGGAGGTGGAGATGATTCAACCGGTTACTCCTTCAAGAGAATTTGAAGAGCGATCGCCTCTACCAACCCAGAGCAATTTAACAACCTCTCGCCCTCAGTTACCCATTGCCACCGGATGGGTTATCAATGAGAAGGGAGAAATCTTTTTAACGACAACGCCAGAAAAGGTAACTCCCCATCGCTCCCTACAACCCGATCTAGATTGTGTGCGGGAATGA